The genomic window CCTGAAGGTGTAAGTGCACAATCAGTAAATAATAACTTCGTAATGGTTGAATTTACAGAAGGATTCGAAACATCAGAAGATGATACGGCAATCGCAGTTGGACTGAAAAAAGATAGTGAATTAACAGAAAAAATCAATGAAGTACTGGCAGGTATCTCAGTGGACGAACAAAAAAGCATTATGGATGCTGCTATTCAAAACCAGCCTGCGGCAGAATAAATAAGCATGAAACCGGCTGCTATTAGAATGTGGTCGGTTTCATATTTTATAGGAGGAGTCAGGAAAAATGAGCCTAGAGTGGGTAATAAAAATTCTTGTTGAGAACTGGCCCATGTTCCTTCGGGGTGCTGGTGTAACACTATTAATTTCCTTAATTGGTACTGTTTTTGGGGCAATTATTGGCTTGTTAATAGGGGTTATACGTACGATCCCAATTCCTGAGCGAGGAGCAAAGAGAGTTTTATTAAAAATAATCAATTCAATTCTATCAATTTATATAGAAGTATTTCGTGGTACACCTATGATTGTACAAGCTATGGTTATTTTTTATGGCGCAGCTTTAGCTTTTGGACTTGATATGGACCGTATTGTAGCAGCTATATTAATAGTCTCCATTAACACGGGGGCATATATGGCAGAAATCGTTCGTGGTGGGATCGTGTCAATAGATAAAGGGCAATTTGAAGCGGCACAGGCTATTGGTATGAATCATTTCCAAACAATGTGGAACGTTGTTCTTCCTCAAGTTATTCGAAATATTCTTCCGGCAACAGGTAATCATTTTATCATCAATATTAAAGATACGTCTGTTCTTAATGTTATATCCGTTACAGAGCTTTACTTCCAAACGAAATCAATTGCAGGGAATAACTTCAGGTATTTCGAATCGTTTACAGTCGCTTGTGCGATTTACTTCGTGTTGACATTTACCATCACACTCATCTTACGTTATTGGGAAAGAAAATTAGATGGTCCAGATAATTACTTGAAGACAACAACTGATATGGCGATGAAGGAGGTTGCACGATGATGGAAAAAATTATAGATATTCAGCATCTTAGCAAATCCTTCGGGTCACATGAAGTTCTAAAAGATATTAACTTTCATGTGAATAAGGGAGAAGTAGTCAGTATTATTGGATCTTCAGGGTCAGGGAAATCTACACTACTTCGCTGCGTGAATCTGCTAGAAAAACCAAGTGGTGGCGAAATTATATATCATGGTGAAAATATACTAGATGATAAGCATGATATTCATAAATATCGTACGCATTTAGGGATGGTATTTCAGCAATTTAACTTATTTAACAATCACAATGTATTAGGGAATTGTGTGGTTGGCCAAGTGAAGGTGCTAAAACGCTCAAAAGAAGAAGCGGAAAAGGTAGCACTTAAATATTTAAAAGTGGTTGGCATGGATGAATATGTGAACGCAAAGCCAAGACAGCTATCAGGTGGCCAAAAACAGCGTGTAGCAATTGCCAGAGCGCTGTCAATGGAACCAGATGTTATGCTGTTTGATGAACCGACATCTGCACTGGATCCAGAGATGGTCGGAGAAGTTCTAAAAGTTATGAAGGAACTAGCTGAGTCTGGTTTAACAATGCTAATCGTGACACATGAAATGGAGTTTGCTCGAGATGTATCAGACCGAGTCGTGTTTATGGACAAAGGTGTCATTGCAGAAGAAGGTGGCCCGGAACAAATCTTCAACAATCCAAAAGAAGAACGAACAAGAGAGTTTCTAAAAAGGACGTTGAGATAGGAAAATAGACGATCTTTATGTAAGTACCTGCCCACGGGCAGGTACTTTATTCTTCAAATCTCGTCTAATGACAGGAAAATCTATGGGATCTTCTTTGTAGTTCTTCACATACAAGCAATATCGTTCACTAAGAATTCGAGTTGTTATAAGCCATCTCTACTACTCGTTGAACTTTTAGGGCATCGGAGAAGTTTGCCGAAATCTCTGATACTGTAT from Bacillus sp. HMF5848 includes these protein-coding regions:
- a CDS encoding amino acid ABC transporter ATP-binding protein, with translation MEKIIDIQHLSKSFGSHEVLKDINFHVNKGEVVSIIGSSGSGKSTLLRCVNLLEKPSGGEIIYHGENILDDKHDIHKYRTHLGMVFQQFNLFNNHNVLGNCVVGQVKVLKRSKEEAEKVALKYLKVVGMDEYVNAKPRQLSGGQKQRVAIARALSMEPDVMLFDEPTSALDPEMVGEVLKVMKELAESGLTMLIVTHEMEFARDVSDRVVFMDKGVIAEEGGPEQIFNNPKEERTREFLKRTLR
- a CDS encoding amino acid ABC transporter permease; translated protein: MSLEWVIKILVENWPMFLRGAGVTLLISLIGTVFGAIIGLLIGVIRTIPIPERGAKRVLLKIINSILSIYIEVFRGTPMIVQAMVIFYGAALAFGLDMDRIVAAILIVSINTGAYMAEIVRGGIVSIDKGQFEAAQAIGMNHFQTMWNVVLPQVIRNILPATGNHFIINIKDTSVLNVISVTELYFQTKSIAGNNFRYFESFTVACAIYFVLTFTITLILRYWERKLDGPDNYLKTTTDMAMKEVAR